The segment TGTGAAAATTTTCAAACCGGGTGATATTGTCTATTAAAGTAGCAACAGTAGGGGACAAACTTCTTATTATTGGTGCGGGTTTTATAGGACTATGTGCTGCACAACCTGCAGAAATAAAACAGACAACAGCAATATTTACGAAGATAGGCCCTGAAAGAATAGCGTTTGAATGGATAAGAACATGCTACTTGAAAAGGAAATCGCTTTAACCTTAGCATAACATTTTTCTGGAGAAATAGTCCTCTAATCCTATTACCATCAAAATATTTGACAAAAATGTAAAATGTGGTATAATTATATTAGACAAAAGGGGAAGAATGAAAAAACAATTAAGAGAAACAATATATTATGCCACACAGATAAGGGAAGATATAAGAACAAAGATACTTTCAGGTGTTTTCCAGCAGGGTGAGAAATTACCTCCGGAAGAAGAGATAGCAGAGAGTTATGGCGTAAGCAGGATGACAGCCAGGCAGGCACTTGTGGAACTTGTAGTAGAAGGACTGATACATCGTATTCCAGGACGGGGAACCTTCGTATCTGATAATATTTCTTTTCAGGGAAACAAGATAACCGGGAGGAACATAGTAGCAATAATAGTTCCTAACTTAAGGAATTCTTTCTACTCTCAACTGGTATCTTCTGCCCAAAAGATGCTGAAAAGGTTTAATGTACATATGGTTTTAGATTGTGTAGAAGACGATGCTATGGAAGAAAAAAAGGCGCTTGAGGATTTAAATAAAAATCCATATACAGGACTTTTGCTTGTTGCTGGATATTATTCAGAAGAAAACATATTACTGGTAAAAGAAGTATCGGAAAAGATACCGGTTGTTATAATGGATGTAAAATTAGAAGGAATTAAATCTGACCTAGTAATATCGGATGATAAGGGAGGAGGATTTTTAGCGACAGAGCATCTGATAGAACTCGGATATAAAAACATCCTTCATCTGGCAGGACCTGAAGGGGATAGCAGTGCAGACAATAGAAGGAAAGGATATGAAGAAGCACTTAGAAGATACAATATAGAGCACAGGAACGAATACATAAGATTTACTGACTGGAGTATGAAGGAAGGGTATTACCAGACGAAGAAGTTCTTAATGAATAATGGTGAAACGTTAACAGCAATATTTGCCTGTAATGATGAGGTAGCTATAGGAGCATACAATGCAGTTAGAGAAGAAGGTAAAAATATACCGGAAGATATAGCAATTATGGGCTATGGAAACTCAGATATAGGTGGCCTGCTTGAGGTACCATTAAGTACAGTTGACCAGGCAGTAGATGAAATGGGAGAAATAGGTGCAAAACTGCTTGTTGAAAAGATAACAGGCAAGAGAAAGAGGGAAGATAAAAGAGAGATTGTGATACCTACGAAACTTATCGTAAGAGAAAGTTGCGGAATAGTAAAAAGAAAGGTAGGTATATAAGACCTCGTTATCAGGGGCAATGACAGACAAATTTCTCTGTTAACCCCTGTTAGAATAGATAAAAGAAACAGGAGGTGTGAAATGATAAGCAGAGGAAGAAAAGCAGTAAGAATGGGAGGATTTACGTTGATAGAACTGCTGGTAGTGGTGGCAATCATTGCGATTTTAGCAGCAATGTTGCTGCCAGCACTTTCACAGGCGAGGGAGAAAGCACGGCAGTCAGTATGTATGAACAATATGAAGCAGATAGGACTTTCCTGCATGATGTATGCGGATGACTGGGAAGAATATCTCCCGGGAGGTGCCAATGTAGGTAGCAACGGTCCTGGTCCAGCGTGGTGGACTTCTTTAGCCGGATATGTTCCACGAGGTATACCACCCTATCCTGTAATTGGTTCTTCTATTTTAAAGTGTCCTTCAAATAGACGTCCTTATGCCGTATATTCTTCTTATGGTCCTGCTGTTGGAGATGATACTTTTGGTCAGTTCTGTGCAGGAGGTCAAATGTCTTCCAATCCTGCGAATAGAAAACTTACTAAAAGGACACAAATAAAAAAGAATTCACTTTCACATATACCATACTGGGTAGAAATAGACAACTCTACGGCAAAATATGGACTTAATCCAGACCTTTTCTACAACCAAAATGTGTTCTATAAAACAATCCACAATGGTGGTTCAAATGTTTTATTTGTGGATGGTCGTGTGATATGGGTCAAGGCAGCAGAATGGGATTCAACAGGACCAACTCCTTTAAGCTGGCTCTATCATTTCAGTATTGACTGGCCTAAACCGCAGTGGTGATTTTTACACTCATTTAGGAATAGAAGTATCTGTAGAAGGGGGATAAAAAGTGAAAAGGAATATACCAACCTTTATCCCCCTTCTCTGAAAAGTGGAGGGCTGGACTGAGATGAAAAAAAAGGGTAATGTTATGCAAAAAGAGAAAAAAGGATTATGGCTGATTATAAGTATCATCTTCTTCTACGGCAAAATGGTATATGGAGAAGCAATCTATACCCTTACTTTTGATAATTCCACACTAACACCACTTAAAAGAGAGATAAAGGTAGAGGGCAAGGAGGGTGTTTCTGGTAGTATTGAAATATCAGATTCTGTCAAACTGGTTAAGGGACTGAAAGGACTGGGTATATATTTAGATAATAGAAGTGAGTATGTATCCCTGCCAGACGATGTATATGTAAATCCAGAAGAGGGTGCTATTTCTTTCTGGTTCAGACCGTTCTGGGGAAGCGGAGATAAGAGAAACAAAATTATTCTTTCCGTAAATTTTGATAAGGGATGTCTGTTACTCTGGAATATGCTCTTCTGCGTAAAAGATAGATATGACAACTGGAGTTATCCTCCAAAAGAAGCAATACCTTCTATTTCCCGATGGAAACCAGGGGAGTGGCATTTTATAGTATTGAACTGGTCTGCTTCGGCAGGTAGAAGGGATATTGTGGTAGATGGAGGGATATTAAGGTCAATGCCCTATGTACCACCTGAGGGGAAAAGCAAAATTTCCCTCTCGCCAGGGTATAAGGATATATCAGATAGAGTGCCGGGCTGTGGAGTATATGACGAACTGGTAATCTACGATGCCCCGTTGAGCAAAGAGGAAATAGAGAAGAAGTATAGTGAGGGAATGGAGATATTGAAGGATGTTTCTCCTGACTGTAAACTTGAAGTTCTGACATATCCTAACTTAGCCAGTGAGGCATCCTTACACTTTTCCATTACACCAAATTATGAAAACAATGGGTTGTCATGCAATAACTTTGATGATAAAACAGAAGATATAAATGACCTGTCCGACAGTTTATGGTTTTTAGCACATTATTCTGACAAACGTTCTGTGGGGTGGATGAGCATTCCTGTTACAACCTTAACATATGATCTGAAAGGAATTAAAAATATAGAGTATATAGTTATTAATATCGGTGGTGGTGATAGTGGTGTCCGTTTCCCAAAAGAGATTAACTTTTATGCAGGTATAACGGAAGAAAAACTTTCAAAGGTAGGTTTGGTTTGTACTGAAGAACCATATCCAAACCCTGAATTCCTGAAGTGGCATTCAAAACTGGTGGGGACAGGCAACATTAATGTGTTTGCGAGATTTGTAAAGATTGAAATAGTCCCATCGTGTTTCTGTGACGAGATATTTATAATAGAAAAGAACGCTAAACCGTTCTTCAAATCAATTGAAATTGAAGCAGAATAAATTAAGGGGGAGAAATGAATAGAAGGATGGTTGTTATGCTGGTAGGATTAATCTTCTCAATAATATACATTGGACAAGCAATGGCAAATGGTAACTGGGAAGTTAAAATCCTCAATCCGGACTCGGTCGTTGTTGTACCAGGAGATGACCATCTGACAGTTGAGGTCTCTTCCCCGGAGATGCAGGAGCAGAAGGTAGATGTCTGTTATACAGTTAAGCAGGTAGTCAAATCAGACAGGATATATCACCCGAGAGAAGATGGTGGTTACAGGGTAGAGGATAAAGACATTGAAACAAAAGATGTGTTACAGGACAGGCAGGAGATAGTTATAAAGAAAACAGGAGATGGTAAACAAAAAGGTGTACTAAAAATCCCTGTGGAGAGTATTCCTTATGGACTTATTCGCCTTGAAATTCTTGTTAGAAATAAAGAAGGACAGGAATTGAATAAAACATTGACCTATTTCAATAAGGTCGTCTCTGTACCTTATGAGAAAATTGTTGACAACATAGCCGGACTGGATGACTACGGATGGTTATATTATATCGGTAAAGAACCGGATGACTGGGGTAACAGA is part of the bacterium genome and harbors:
- a CDS encoding GntR family transcriptional regulator; this encodes MKKQLRETIYYATQIREDIRTKILSGVFQQGEKLPPEEEIAESYGVSRMTARQALVELVVEGLIHRIPGRGTFVSDNISFQGNKITGRNIVAIIVPNLRNSFYSQLVSSAQKMLKRFNVHMVLDCVEDDAMEEKKALEDLNKNPYTGLLLVAGYYSEENILLVKEVSEKIPVVIMDVKLEGIKSDLVISDDKGGGFLATEHLIELGYKNILHLAGPEGDSSADNRRKGYEEALRRYNIEHRNEYIRFTDWSMKEGYYQTKKFLMNNGETLTAIFACNDEVAIGAYNAVREEGKNIPEDIAIMGYGNSDIGGLLEVPLSTVDQAVDEMGEIGAKLLVEKITGKRKREDKREIVIPTKLIVRESCGIVKRKVGI
- a CDS encoding prepilin-type N-terminal cleavage/methylation domain-containing protein, whose translation is MISRGRKAVRMGGFTLIELLVVVAIIAILAAMLLPALSQAREKARQSVCMNNMKQIGLSCMMYADDWEEYLPGGANVGSNGPGPAWWTSLAGYVPRGIPPYPVIGSSILKCPSNRRPYAVYSSYGPAVGDDTFGQFCAGGQMSSNPANRKLTKRTQIKKNSLSHIPYWVEIDNSTAKYGLNPDLFYNQNVFYKTIHNGGSNVLFVDGRVIWVKAAEWDSTGPTPLSWLYHFSIDWPKPQW
- a CDS encoding LamG domain-containing protein, translated to MKKKGNVMQKEKKGLWLIISIIFFYGKMVYGEAIYTLTFDNSTLTPLKREIKVEGKEGVSGSIEISDSVKLVKGLKGLGIYLDNRSEYVSLPDDVYVNPEEGAISFWFRPFWGSGDKRNKIILSVNFDKGCLLLWNMLFCVKDRYDNWSYPPKEAIPSISRWKPGEWHFIVLNWSASAGRRDIVVDGGILRSMPYVPPEGKSKISLSPGYKDISDRVPGCGVYDELVIYDAPLSKEEIEKKYSEGMEILKDVSPDCKLEVLTYPNLASEASLHFSITPNYENNGLSCNNFDDKTEDINDLSDSLWFLAHYSDKRSVGWMSIPVTTLTYDLKGIKNIEYIVINIGGGDSGVRFPKEINFYAGITEEKLSKVGLVCTEEPYPNPEFLKWHSKLVGTGNINVFARFVKIEIVPSCFCDEIFIIEKNAKPFFKSIEIEAE